From Amycolatopsis sp. cg9, one genomic window encodes:
- the eccCa gene encoding type VII secretion protein EccCa, with amino-acid sequence MSLTPERPSEIVLQSPPMLPKSSSGGMMQLMMFLPMMLGMGAMSFVYIGRDGGVMTYIFGALFICAMGGMVVMSLGRGGMAKKAQINDERRDYQRYLSGLRAQVRDIADGQRAAMVAVQPDPADLWAYVESGKLWDRRPADSQFAQVRAGTGPQRLATPLKAPQTVPLEDLDPVSSTSLKHFIRTYSTVDGLPVALSLRSFAAVTVAGRRPDVLGLTRALLCQLVTFHSPGDLRVAICVSPDRQHDWEWAKWLPHATAAGATDAVGSRRLAADSAAGLAELLGADLGERPAFSRRAASQLDLPHLVVVVDGGNAHGEPRLIGEDGRLGVTVLEVGQEHPRTYSTERLLSLHTAPESLGMVVGDATEQRLGFLGRPDVLDRGAAEALARMLTPLHTPAAVVGEKPMSATFGLSGLLGIGDPRDTDTTVTWAPRAARDRLRIPLGVNPDGRPVELDLKESAEGGMGPHGLVIGATGSGKSELLRTLVTALAVMHSSETLNLALIDFKGGATFAGMTGLPHTCAVITNLSDDLALVDRMADALNGELLRRQELLHAAGNYASVRDYEKARADGVPLDPLPSLLVIIDEFSELLSARPEFIDLFVAIGRLGRSLGIHLLLASQRLEEGRLRGLDSHLSYRVGLRTFSAAESRAVLGVADAYHLPPVPGSAYLKADTDTLIRLKAAYVSGELPPRSTVVREDGQELGVLPFSLAPVEIPVTTEIEEAPKADGTGETIIHAMLSRLEGRGPAAHQIWLPPLAEPPTLDQLLPPLGEDAARGLCPLGWGGNGKLTIPVALVDKPFEQRRDLHWADFSGAGGHALIVGAPQSGKSTLMKDIAGMLALTHTPAEVQLFVLDMGGGALAPIAGLPHVSGYATRRDAQRCRRVVAELTTLLEQREEFFAANGIESITTFRQRRSEFTESTDGREFGDVFLLVDNWTTIRQEYEQLEEQITGLAARGLGFGIHVIVSLNQWIGVRAQLRDAIGTRFELRLGDPMDSSIDRKVAVNVPADRPGRGITAEKLHFLAALPRIDSDQRPETIGAGGVDLTRRISEAWKGPRAPQVRLLPPEVPLDGLPKAPSRQVTLGIAESTLRPVYLDFAADPHFVAFGDVESGKSSLLRAIAQGITSAYTPEEAAIIVADYRRGLLGAVSEPHLLGYAGAEGKLTDLIGECATAMRNRLPGPSVTPEQLRNRSWWRGPELFVLVDDYELVATVGRNPLQPLLEFLPQARDIGLHVIIVRGSGGAGRALFEPVLQRLRELGSPGLIMSGTKDEGALLADVKPSPQPPGRGTLVSRRHGTGLVQVAWTKPAES; translated from the coding sequence ATGAGCCTCACGCCCGAGCGTCCTTCCGAGATCGTGCTGCAGTCGCCGCCGATGCTCCCGAAGAGCTCGTCCGGCGGGATGATGCAGCTGATGATGTTCCTGCCGATGATGCTCGGCATGGGCGCGATGTCGTTCGTCTACATCGGACGTGACGGCGGGGTGATGACCTACATCTTCGGCGCGCTGTTCATCTGCGCCATGGGCGGCATGGTCGTGATGTCGCTCGGCCGCGGCGGGATGGCGAAGAAAGCGCAGATCAACGACGAGCGCCGCGACTACCAGCGGTACCTGTCCGGGCTGCGCGCCCAGGTCCGCGACATCGCCGACGGGCAGCGCGCGGCCATGGTCGCCGTCCAGCCCGACCCGGCCGACCTGTGGGCCTACGTCGAATCCGGGAAGCTGTGGGACCGCCGGCCCGCCGACTCCCAGTTCGCGCAGGTGCGCGCGGGCACCGGGCCGCAGCGGCTGGCGACGCCGTTGAAGGCGCCGCAGACGGTGCCGCTGGAGGACCTGGACCCGGTGTCCTCCACCAGCCTCAAGCACTTCATCCGCACCTACTCGACGGTCGACGGCCTGCCGGTGGCGTTGTCGCTGCGGTCGTTCGCCGCGGTGACCGTGGCCGGGCGGCGCCCGGACGTGCTCGGGCTGACCCGGGCGCTGCTGTGCCAGCTCGTCACCTTCCACTCCCCCGGCGACCTGCGGGTCGCGATCTGCGTGTCCCCGGACCGGCAGCACGACTGGGAATGGGCGAAGTGGCTGCCGCACGCGACCGCGGCGGGCGCGACCGACGCCGTCGGCTCCCGGCGCCTGGCCGCGGACTCGGCGGCGGGGCTGGCCGAGCTGCTCGGCGCGGACCTCGGCGAGCGCCCGGCGTTCAGCCGCCGCGCGGCGAGCCAGCTCGACCTCCCGCACCTCGTCGTGGTCGTCGACGGCGGCAACGCGCACGGCGAACCCCGCCTGATCGGCGAGGACGGCCGGCTCGGCGTCACCGTGCTCGAGGTCGGGCAGGAGCACCCGCGGACGTACTCGACCGAGCGGCTGCTGAGCCTGCACACCGCGCCCGAGTCGCTCGGCATGGTCGTCGGCGACGCCACCGAGCAGCGGCTCGGGTTCCTCGGCCGCCCGGACGTCCTCGACCGCGGCGCGGCCGAAGCGCTGGCGAGGATGCTGACGCCGCTGCACACCCCGGCCGCCGTCGTCGGCGAGAAGCCGATGTCGGCGACGTTCGGGCTGTCCGGCCTGCTCGGCATCGGCGACCCGCGCGACACCGACACCACCGTGACGTGGGCACCGCGCGCGGCCCGCGACCGGCTGCGGATCCCGCTGGGCGTCAACCCGGACGGCCGCCCGGTGGAGCTGGACCTCAAGGAGTCGGCCGAAGGCGGGATGGGCCCGCACGGCCTGGTCATCGGCGCGACCGGGTCGGGCAAGAGCGAGCTGCTGCGAACGCTGGTGACGGCGCTGGCGGTGATGCACTCGTCGGAGACGCTGAACCTGGCGCTGATCGACTTCAAGGGCGGCGCGACCTTCGCCGGGATGACCGGCCTGCCGCACACCTGCGCGGTCATCACGAACCTGTCCGACGACCTCGCGCTCGTCGACCGCATGGCCGACGCCCTGAACGGCGAACTGCTGCGGCGCCAGGAACTGCTGCACGCGGCCGGGAACTACGCGTCGGTGCGGGACTACGAGAAGGCGCGCGCGGACGGCGTCCCGCTGGACCCGCTGCCGTCGCTGCTGGTGATCATCGACGAGTTCAGCGAGCTGCTGTCCGCCCGGCCGGAGTTCATCGACCTGTTCGTCGCGATCGGCCGGCTCGGGCGGTCACTGGGCATCCACCTGCTGCTGGCGTCGCAACGGCTGGAGGAAGGCCGGCTGCGCGGGCTGGACTCGCACCTGTCGTACCGGGTCGGGCTGCGGACGTTCTCCGCCGCGGAAAGCCGCGCGGTGCTGGGTGTCGCCGACGCCTACCACCTGCCGCCGGTGCCGGGGTCGGCGTACCTGAAGGCCGACACCGACACGCTGATCCGGCTCAAGGCCGCCTACGTCTCCGGGGAACTGCCGCCGCGCAGCACGGTCGTGCGCGAAGACGGCCAGGAGCTCGGCGTGCTGCCGTTTTCCCTGGCCCCGGTGGAGATCCCGGTGACGACCGAGATCGAGGAGGCCCCCAAGGCCGACGGCACCGGCGAGACGATCATCCACGCGATGCTGTCCCGGCTGGAGGGCCGCGGCCCGGCCGCGCACCAGATCTGGCTGCCGCCGCTGGCCGAGCCGCCGACGCTGGACCAGCTGCTGCCGCCGCTCGGCGAAGACGCCGCACGCGGCCTGTGCCCGCTCGGCTGGGGCGGCAACGGCAAGCTGACGATCCCGGTCGCGCTGGTGGACAAGCCGTTCGAGCAGCGTCGCGACCTGCACTGGGCCGACTTCTCCGGCGCGGGCGGGCACGCGCTCATCGTCGGCGCGCCGCAGAGCGGGAAGTCGACGCTGATGAAGGACATCGCGGGCATGCTCGCGCTGACCCACACCCCGGCCGAGGTGCAGCTGTTCGTGCTGGACATGGGTGGTGGCGCGCTGGCGCCGATCGCCGGGCTGCCGCACGTGTCAGGCTACGCGACCCGCCGCGACGCGCAGCGCTGCCGCCGCGTGGTCGCCGAGCTGACGACGTTGCTGGAGCAGCGCGAGGAGTTCTTCGCCGCCAACGGGATCGAGTCGATCACGACGTTCCGGCAGCGGCGTTCGGAGTTCACCGAGAGCACCGACGGCCGCGAGTTCGGCGACGTCTTCCTGCTCGTGGACAACTGGACCACGATCCGCCAGGAGTACGAGCAGCTGGAGGAGCAGATCACCGGCCTGGCCGCCCGCGGCCTCGGCTTCGGCATCCACGTGATCGTCTCGCTCAACCAGTGGATCGGCGTCCGCGCGCAGCTGCGCGACGCGATCGGCACCCGCTTCGAGCTGCGCCTGGGCGACCCGATGGACTCGTCGATCGACCGCAAGGTGGCGGTCAACGTCCCGGCCGACCGCCCGGGCCGCGGCATCACGGCGGAGAAGCTCCACTTCCTGGCGGCGCTGCCGCGCATCGACTCGGACCAGCGCCCGGAGACGATCGGCGCGGGCGGCGTCGACCTGACGCGGCGGATTTCGGAAGCGTGGAAGGGCCCGCGCGCCCCGCAGGTCCGGCTGCTGCCGCCCGAGGTGCCGTTGGACGGGTTGCCGAAGGCGCCTTCGCGTCAGGTCACGCTGGGCATCGCGGAGTCGACGCTGCGCCCGGTGTACCTGGACTTCGCGGCGGACCCGCACTTCGTGGCGTTCGGCGACGTCGAATCGGGCAAGAGTTCGCTGCTGCGGGCGATCGCGCAGGGCATCACGTCGGCCTACACCCCGGAGGAAGCGGCGATCATCGTCGCGGACTACCGCCGCGGCCTGCTGGGCGCGGTGTCCGAGCCGCACCTGCTGGGCTACGCGGGCGCGGAAGGCAAGCTGACCGACCTGATCGGCGAGTGCGCGACGGCGATGCGGAACCGGTTGCCGGGCCCGTCGGTGACACCGGAGCAGCTGCGCAACCGCTCGTGGTGGCGCGGCCCGGAGCTGTTCGTGCTGGTGGACGACTACGAGCTGGTGGCGACGGTGGGGCGGAACCCGTTGCAGCCGCTGCTGGAGTTCCTGCCCCAGGCCCGCGACATCGGCCTGCACGTGATCATCGTGCGCGGTTCCGGTGGCGCCGGGCGCGCGCTGTTCGAGCCGGTCCTGCAGCGGCTGCGGGAGCTGGGTTCGCCGGGTCTGATCATGTCGGGGACGAAGGACGAGGGCGCGTTGCTGGCGGACGTGAAGCCGTCACCGCAGCCACCGGGCCGGGGCACGCTGGTGTCGCGGCGGCACGGGACGGGGCTGGTGCAGGTGGCGTGGACGAAGCCGGCGGAGAGCTGA
- a CDS encoding polymorphic toxin-type HINT domain-containing protein, with product MSTVPQAQAAPRAAAAATAATSPGSDRAEVLRLWQFGGPATKRDAAAALAGTDADITRFLTTQKDVDTSIDLDVQVNQLMANGGPATRNAAQQALDANSDAALTTFLDTGWITPHGTDLDLRVNQVMAAGGPQVRKAAQQALDANAEDALRAFLNSGWQVPFRIDQDLKVNQIMAAGGPEVKKVAQQALDANTVDALNQFLAVDLPVAQARDAETDSIAQLTATAKAASVQAASETDVAKRQSDLAVTEAAAAQKAAQAAKDAAAAAQGHVEQAAAAAARAAYAADQAAATARQAVGAANAASNAAHTAAVAASRAATAASQAGRAASRAYDAAALAVGDRDKAAAAREAAQIAHDASLSAAAARDAALSAKTVSQQAETAGGLAKDAAAQSRIAADAATDAANSSAAAGADARQAKAAAARARVQADRAAAAANASQAWAHQASQAAGEAATAADAAATDAHNAEVAALDAAAHAGNAANAAEQATQHANAATAAATAAVTASNQATRIAQDARKADDDRITLAGQQADDAAKAALDEYANRVIPPRRDVDQASTWSSETSRLIAEAQAAGTARATVLADARKVALDLAVTGGPWTQAASTAALAGSDDQVVDFVTTGLAAAAGQDDRVVLADLSEAGTDGFKAAAATALAGSDTAVRDFLRSRDYPGRFTDDSLLVNQIMAAARTAGRTVVVQQAQRALDQNTDQALRAFLETGQYTALNTDEDLKVNQVMSAAKAAGAREVAAAAQAAIDGPPTLRHEFLTVGQFTAARRDQNTATHNAAIDALLAQAATAAATATHDANDAQAAAARARNAAQEAQNYADQASAAAAQATTCANQARDAANRAAESAQQAQASANTAAAAAKSAAISADKASASAAWAQQSAYDAAGYASDAAVSANIAYGAAIDAGKSAQEAVALAKEAWQGVADKAKLEKQNAINQRTWDCNNRAAWVAQSLNTDDCIKLFSGTPADQQRILGHLQQLCRQLNDPGTVELANCLDPRNLLNAEFMPGPAPYGDSELGQSVTGLVLAGLLALMCPECDLASFLGNAETELGLTGARELSAMMAEALARGDGLFNAAATEVSAELGKVTEMAIQADLQSAELARIAREYKDRFPLCTGNSFAAGTRVLMADGRAEPIEDIAVGDHVAGADPGSAPGSHLVEAVHVTDDDHDFTTLTVGTSGGPQSIESTAKHLYWNATTHEWTQAASLRPGQSLEAAGGGRATVVADHRHPGATRTFNLSVNAVHTYYVLAGDVPVLVHNTNSSGCEPYFRVYGPEQKSGIIAEVNDGVLTMIIEGDAYSPRGGQMFADVMNHFGAENVRQFDAKWVTKMPTNLDAFNANLRNGMSYEDAAANTFTGHMCAKYGLTKVTVDRSKLVGSFGAYTDVAPTFSRP from the coding sequence GTGTCCACCGTTCCGCAAGCCCAGGCCGCGCCGCGAGCCGCCGCGGCCGCGACGGCGGCCACCTCACCCGGCAGCGACCGCGCGGAAGTCCTGCGGCTCTGGCAGTTCGGCGGCCCGGCGACCAAGCGCGACGCCGCGGCCGCGCTGGCCGGGACCGATGCCGACATCACCCGCTTCCTCACCACGCAGAAGGACGTCGACACGTCCATCGACCTGGACGTCCAGGTCAACCAGCTGATGGCGAACGGTGGCCCGGCGACGAGGAACGCGGCCCAGCAGGCACTGGACGCCAACAGCGACGCCGCGCTGACGACCTTCCTCGACACCGGCTGGATCACCCCCCACGGCACCGATCTCGACCTGCGCGTCAACCAGGTGATGGCCGCAGGAGGACCGCAGGTCAGGAAGGCCGCGCAGCAGGCCCTCGACGCCAACGCGGAAGACGCGCTGCGGGCGTTCTTGAACAGCGGCTGGCAGGTGCCGTTCCGGATCGACCAGGACCTCAAGGTCAACCAGATCATGGCGGCCGGCGGGCCGGAGGTGAAGAAGGTCGCGCAGCAGGCGCTGGACGCCAACACCGTCGACGCGCTCAACCAGTTCCTGGCCGTCGATCTGCCCGTGGCCCAGGCGCGCGACGCGGAGACGGACTCGATCGCGCAGCTGACCGCGACGGCGAAAGCCGCGTCGGTGCAAGCCGCGAGCGAAACCGACGTGGCGAAGCGACAGTCCGACCTCGCGGTGACCGAGGCGGCCGCGGCGCAGAAGGCGGCTCAGGCCGCGAAGGACGCGGCGGCTGCCGCACAGGGGCACGTCGAGCAGGCCGCCGCCGCGGCGGCACGGGCGGCTTATGCCGCCGACCAGGCCGCGGCGACCGCGCGGCAGGCGGTCGGCGCGGCGAACGCGGCGTCCAACGCGGCGCACACCGCCGCGGTCGCCGCATCGCGCGCCGCTACCGCGGCCTCTCAGGCCGGGCGGGCGGCTTCCCGGGCGTACGACGCGGCGGCGCTGGCGGTCGGTGACCGGGACAAGGCCGCGGCCGCCCGCGAGGCCGCTCAAATCGCCCACGACGCGTCCTTGAGCGCGGCGGCGGCGCGGGATGCGGCCCTGAGCGCGAAGACCGTTTCGCAGCAAGCGGAAACCGCGGGCGGCCTGGCCAAGGACGCGGCCGCGCAGTCCCGCATCGCGGCCGATGCCGCGACGGACGCGGCCAACAGCTCCGCGGCCGCCGGCGCGGACGCGCGGCAGGCCAAGGCCGCCGCGGCGCGAGCCCGCGTGCAGGCCGACCGCGCGGCCGCGGCCGCGAACGCGTCCCAGGCGTGGGCGCACCAGGCGTCCCAGGCCGCGGGCGAGGCCGCTACGGCCGCCGACGCCGCCGCTACGGACGCGCACAACGCGGAAGTGGCGGCGCTGGACGCCGCCGCACACGCGGGCAACGCCGCGAACGCGGCGGAACAAGCGACCCAGCACGCGAACGCCGCGACCGCCGCGGCGACCGCGGCCGTCACCGCGTCCAACCAGGCCACCCGGATCGCCCAGGACGCGCGCAAAGCGGACGACGACCGCATCACGCTGGCCGGCCAGCAGGCCGACGACGCGGCGAAGGCGGCGCTGGACGAGTACGCGAACCGCGTGATCCCGCCGCGGCGGGACGTGGACCAGGCGAGCACCTGGAGTTCGGAGACGAGCCGCCTGATCGCCGAAGCGCAGGCGGCCGGGACTGCCCGCGCCACGGTGCTGGCCGACGCGCGCAAGGTCGCGCTCGACCTCGCCGTCACGGGAGGCCCGTGGACGCAGGCCGCGTCGACCGCCGCGCTGGCCGGTTCGGACGACCAGGTCGTCGACTTCGTCACCACCGGTCTCGCGGCCGCCGCGGGACAGGACGACCGCGTCGTCCTCGCCGACCTGAGCGAGGCGGGCACCGACGGGTTCAAGGCCGCGGCGGCGACCGCGCTGGCCGGTTCGGACACCGCCGTCCGGGACTTCCTGCGCAGCCGCGACTACCCGGGCCGCTTCACCGACGATTCGCTGCTGGTCAACCAGATCATGGCCGCGGCACGTACGGCGGGCCGGACGGTCGTGGTGCAGCAGGCGCAGCGGGCGCTGGACCAGAACACCGATCAGGCCCTGCGCGCGTTCCTGGAGACCGGGCAGTACACCGCGCTGAACACCGACGAGGACCTCAAGGTCAACCAGGTCATGTCGGCGGCGAAGGCGGCGGGTGCCCGCGAGGTCGCGGCGGCGGCGCAGGCGGCGATCGACGGGCCGCCGACGTTGCGCCACGAGTTCCTGACGGTCGGCCAGTTCACCGCCGCCCGGCGGGACCAGAACACCGCCACGCACAACGCGGCGATCGACGCCCTGCTCGCCCAGGCCGCGACGGCCGCCGCGACCGCGACGCACGACGCGAACGACGCTCAGGCCGCGGCCGCCCGCGCGCGCAACGCGGCGCAGGAGGCGCAGAACTACGCCGATCAGGCGTCGGCCGCGGCGGCCCAAGCCACGACCTGCGCGAACCAGGCGCGGGACGCGGCCAACCGGGCCGCCGAGTCGGCGCAGCAGGCTCAGGCGTCGGCGAACACGGCGGCGGCGGCCGCGAAGTCCGCGGCGATCTCCGCGGACAAGGCGAGTGCTTCGGCGGCTTGGGCGCAGCAGTCGGCGTACGACGCCGCCGGTTACGCATCGGATGCGGCCGTCTCGGCCAACATCGCCTACGGCGCCGCGATCGACGCGGGCAAGAGCGCGCAAGAGGCTGTCGCGCTGGCGAAGGAGGCTTGGCAGGGCGTCGCCGACAAAGCCAAGCTGGAGAAGCAGAACGCGATCAACCAGCGGACGTGGGACTGCAACAACCGGGCCGCCTGGGTGGCGCAGTCGCTGAACACCGACGACTGCATCAAGCTGTTCAGCGGTACTCCGGCCGACCAGCAGCGGATTCTCGGGCACCTGCAGCAGCTGTGCCGTCAGCTGAACGACCCCGGCACCGTCGAACTGGCCAACTGCCTCGACCCCCGCAACCTGCTCAACGCCGAGTTCATGCCCGGTCCCGCGCCGTACGGCGATTCGGAGCTCGGGCAGTCGGTGACCGGCCTCGTGCTCGCGGGTCTGCTCGCGCTGATGTGCCCCGAATGCGATCTGGCCTCGTTCCTCGGCAACGCCGAAACGGAACTCGGGCTGACCGGGGCCCGGGAGCTTTCGGCGATGATGGCGGAGGCGCTGGCCCGCGGGGACGGGCTGTTCAACGCCGCCGCCACCGAAGTCTCGGCCGAACTCGGCAAGGTGACGGAAATGGCGATCCAGGCGGATCTCCAAAGCGCCGAGCTGGCCCGGATCGCGCGGGAGTACAAGGACCGCTTCCCGTTGTGCACCGGCAACAGCTTCGCGGCGGGCACCCGGGTACTGATGGCCGACGGACGCGCCGAACCGATCGAGGACATCGCAGTCGGCGACCACGTGGCCGGCGCCGACCCCGGTTCGGCGCCGGGATCGCACCTCGTCGAAGCTGTGCACGTCACCGATGACGATCACGACTTCACCACGCTCACGGTCGGCACCAGCGGCGGCCCGCAGTCGATCGAATCGACCGCGAAGCACCTCTACTGGAACGCCACGACGCACGAATGGACCCAGGCGGCGAGTCTGCGGCCCGGGCAGTCGCTCGAAGCCGCGGGCGGCGGCCGGGCCACCGTCGTGGCCGACCACCGTCATCCCGGCGCCACCAGGACGTTCAACCTGAGCGTCAACGCGGTGCACACGTACTACGTGCTCGCGGGCGACGTACCCGTTCTGGTGCACAACACCAATTCATCCGGATGCGAGCCGTACTTCCGGGTGTACGGCCCCGAACAGAAATCGGGCATCATCGCGGAGGTCAACGACGGCGTGCTCACGATGATCATCGAAGGCGACGCGTATTCGCCTCGTGGTGGCCAGATGTTCGCGGACGTCATGAACCATTTCGGTGCGGAGAACGTGCGCCAGTTCGACGCGAAGTGGGTGACCAAGATGCCGACGAACCTCGACGCGTTCAACGCGAATCTGCGGAACGGCATGTCGTACGAAGACGCCGCGGCCAACACGTTCACCGGTCACATGTGTGCCAAGTACGGTTTGACCAAGGTCACGGTGGACCGAAGTAAGCTGGTGGGCAGTTTCGGCGCGTACACCGATGTCGCACCGACGTTTTCGAGGCCGTGA
- a CDS encoding alpha/beta fold hydrolase, with translation MLAVELRFRRVNGENLRTERPVPGVCPSLPGYGFSDKPAAPGWGIERMSDAWCELMARLGYRRFGAQGSDWGASIATSIGQRQPDRVAGSHLMPPLAPPDPATSDDLTGAERAALATLREADEWGWRILGAAVDPAADGRLRAGRLAGRPLRLDRREVLVVDRLRWRPASGYYPG, from the coding sequence GTGCTGGCTGTTGAGCTGCGGTTTCGTCGTGTGAACGGCGAAAATCTGCGCACTGAGCGGCCGGTTCCAGGGGTCTGCCCATCGCTTCCCGGTTACGGCTTCAGCGACAAGCCGGCCGCGCCGGGGTGGGGGATCGAGCGGATGTCCGACGCGTGGTGCGAGCTGATGGCCCGGCTCGGCTACCGGCGGTTCGGCGCCCAGGGCAGCGACTGGGGCGCCAGCATCGCCACGAGCATCGGTCAACGGCAACCCGATCGGGTCGCCGGCAGCCATCTCATGCCGCCGCTCGCACCGCCCGATCCGGCCACGTCGGACGACCTCACCGGTGCCGAGCGGGCGGCGCTCGCGACACTGCGGGAGGCGGACGAATGGGGCTGGCGGATACTCGGCGCGGCAGTCGACCCGGCCGCGGACGGTCGGCTACGGGCTGGTCGACTCGCCGGCCGCCCTCTGCGCCTGGATCGTCGAGAAGTTCTGGTCGTGGACCGACTCCGGTGGCGACCTGCATCGGGTTATTACCCGGGATGA
- a CDS encoding WXG100 family type VII secretion target, translating to MAGEYRAEPEAMRSAVGNVGGILAHGINAVADLERLVVQPMSFATFGSAVAAANAALHSSQITAVRTLLQLLQQINGLVKASADAYQAADQDAAAGYGGGHDGTTTPSSSIWGNSHASELATLAINDSAGAHGEPSSVGNVLRYLGDARLGGLGDHPITDTRFHGVADFNDWLAGDADNQARVGLIEVYAGTARTFSDVPGGVHSGDVVVVEPLLFSDRQPVIGVAGDGGRLYNHGLLDARISGLARVSVYRPASVV from the coding sequence ATGGCCGGCGAGTACCGGGCTGAGCCCGAGGCGATGCGCTCCGCCGTGGGCAACGTCGGGGGCATCCTCGCCCACGGCATCAACGCCGTGGCCGATCTGGAACGCCTGGTCGTGCAGCCGATGTCGTTCGCGACCTTCGGCAGCGCCGTCGCCGCCGCGAACGCCGCGCTGCACTCCAGCCAGATCACCGCCGTCCGCACCCTCCTGCAGCTGCTGCAGCAGATCAACGGGCTGGTCAAGGCCAGCGCCGACGCCTACCAGGCGGCCGACCAGGACGCCGCCGCCGGCTACGGCGGTGGCCACGACGGGACCACCACGCCGTCGTCGTCGATCTGGGGGAACTCGCACGCCTCCGAGCTCGCCACCCTCGCCATCAACGACAGCGCGGGCGCCCACGGCGAGCCGTCGTCGGTCGGGAACGTGCTGCGCTACCTGGGGGACGCGCGGCTCGGCGGGCTCGGCGACCACCCGATCACCGACACCCGCTTCCACGGGGTCGCCGACTTCAACGACTGGCTCGCCGGCGACGCCGACAACCAGGCGCGGGTCGGGCTGATCGAGGTGTACGCGGGTACCGCGCGCACCTTCTCCGACGTTCCCGGCGGCGTGCACAGCGGGGACGTCGTGGTGGTCGAGCCGCTGCTGTTCTCCGACCGCCAGCCGGTCATCGGCGTCGCCGGCGACGGCGGCCGCCTGTACAACCACGGGCTCCTCGACGCCCGGATCAGCGGGCTGGCGAGGGTCAGCGTGTACCGGCCCGCCTCCGTCGTCTGA
- a CDS encoding alpha/beta fold hydrolase: MLYWLSGTGASSARLYWESLRQVNEWISGSAGAPVTVPTGCSVFPKELQRPSRRWAERRFPNIRYWNEPGKGGHFAAFEQPALFVDEVRSFFRLVR; the protein is encoded by the coding sequence ATGCTCTACTGGCTGTCCGGCACCGGTGCCTCATCCGCCCGGCTGTACTGGGAAAGCCTCCGGCAGGTCAACGAATGGATCTCCGGGTCGGCCGGCGCGCCGGTGACCGTACCCACCGGCTGTTCGGTCTTCCCCAAGGAGCTGCAGCGCCCGTCTCGGCGGTGGGCGGAGCGCCGGTTCCCGAACATCCGGTACTGGAACGAGCCCGGCAAGGGCGGCCACTTCGCGGCGTTCGAGCAGCCGGCGTTGTTCGTCGACGAGGTCCGGTCATTCTTCCGGCTGGTCCGCTGA
- a CDS encoding VOC family protein: MVMRVAVPVLPCRDVQAARSYFTDALGFDTIFTWETPPSYAAVIRDTAEFHLYAESSVGPARVTVVVDDVDSCHDELRARGADIVEPPADRPYGMRDFNVRTPDGHLLIFSQPLTEYG; encoded by the coding sequence ATGGTCATGCGGGTGGCGGTTCCCGTGCTGCCGTGCCGAGATGTGCAGGCAGCGCGGTCGTACTTCACGGACGCGCTCGGATTCGACACCATATTCACCTGGGAGACCCCACCCAGCTACGCGGCCGTGATCCGCGACACCGCCGAGTTCCACCTGTACGCCGAAAGCAGCGTCGGCCCGGCCAGGGTGACGGTTGTCGTCGACGACGTCGATTCCTGCCACGACGAGCTGCGCGCCCGCGGCGCCGACATCGTCGAGCCACCGGCTGACCGGCCCTACGGGATGCGCGACTTCAACGTACGGACACCCGATGGGCACTTGTTGATCTTTAGCCAGCCGCTTACCGAGTACGGGTGA